The proteins below come from a single Demetria terragena DSM 11295 genomic window:
- a CDS encoding ABC transporter ATP-binding protein, which produces MTHDENLPHDADHAASAHSETIVHPRRGGDRKPLLEVKDLVKHFPIKEFDGLLPTKQTVRAVDGVSFDVAPGETLGLVGESGCGKTTTGRMITRLMEPTSGSVIFDGQEIAHAKERTLRPLRRDLQFIFQDPYQSLNPRQTVSSIISTPLEIHNLVPKNRRKARVQELLELVGLNPEHVNRYPNEFSGGQRQRIGIARALAVEPRMIVADEPVSALDVSIQAQVMNLLEKLRKEFDLAFVFVAHDLGVVRHFCDRVAVMYLGKIMEVGDREDIYDQPQHPYTQALLSAAPDINVVRGAEPGERIRLEGDLPSPINPPSGCRFRTRCWKAQEICATEEPVLEEKTGGKQLHQIACHFAEKKTELVAHI; this is translated from the coding sequence ATGACACACGACGAGAATCTGCCGCATGACGCTGACCACGCGGCATCGGCTCACTCCGAGACCATCGTGCACCCGCGCCGCGGTGGCGATCGTAAGCCTCTGCTGGAGGTGAAGGACCTCGTCAAGCACTTCCCGATCAAGGAGTTTGACGGGCTGTTGCCGACTAAACAGACGGTGCGTGCGGTGGACGGAGTGTCCTTCGACGTCGCGCCCGGCGAGACGCTCGGTCTGGTCGGAGAATCCGGCTGCGGTAAGACGACGACCGGTCGGATGATCACCCGACTCATGGAGCCGACGTCAGGCTCGGTGATATTCGATGGTCAAGAGATCGCGCACGCCAAAGAGCGCACGTTACGGCCGTTGCGTCGAGACTTGCAGTTCATTTTCCAGGACCCGTACCAGTCGTTGAATCCGCGGCAGACCGTCAGCAGCATCATCAGCACCCCACTGGAGATCCACAACCTTGTGCCGAAAAACAGGCGTAAGGCGCGTGTTCAGGAATTGCTCGAATTGGTCGGACTTAATCCTGAGCACGTGAACCGTTACCCCAACGAGTTCTCCGGTGGTCAGCGTCAGCGCATCGGTATCGCCCGGGCCCTCGCCGTGGAGCCGCGGATGATTGTGGCGGACGAGCCGGTGTCGGCACTGGATGTGTCGATTCAGGCGCAGGTGATGAACCTCCTGGAGAAGTTGCGCAAGGAGTTTGACCTCGCGTTCGTCTTCGTGGCTCACGACCTGGGTGTCGTACGCCACTTCTGCGACCGAGTCGCCGTCATGTACCTCGGCAAGATCATGGAGGTCGGTGACCGAGAAGACATCTACGACCAACCACAGCATCCCTACACTCAGGCGCTGTTGTCTGCGGCACCGGACATTAATGTCGTCCGGGGTGCCGAACCCGGCGAACGGATCAGGCTTGAAGGCGACCTGCCCAGCCCGATTAACCCGCCGAGCGGGTGCCGATTCCGGACACGTTGTTGGAAGGCGCAGGAGATTTGCGCCACCGAGGAGCCCGTGCTGGAGGAGAAGACCGGCGGCAAGCAGCTGCACCAGATCGCCTGCCACTTCGCCGAGAAGAAGACCGAGTTGGTCGCCCACATCTAA
- the mltG gene encoding endolytic transglycosylase MltG: MKDPHLEDSLFGDEPERRPEHAAAQPPPRNRREHREHVDYGDPFDEEPRQPRRWIPIVIALALVVGGGGIALKTLGLGVPSLSLGSSDEGDYSGEGHGSAEVKVSKGDTGYDIGASLADAGVVKSASTFAAVFGADPEAAKVRPGTYAMRKEMSSSSALALMLDPSSRQNGGVTIPEGLWASEIFERLSKATGQPVADYKKVKSADLGLPAGAEGNMEGYLFPSTYEFSDDESASDQLKRMVTEFEKQVKPLGISPAEMHRTVTIASIVQSESPGGQDDDKVARVILNRMQDGGETAGKLQMDSSIHFALKKRGTITTSDQDRAVKSPYNTYEEQGLPPGPISNPGLAALKAASNPAEGDWIYFVTVNPETGQTKFATDKNGHDANVREFQAWCKKNDGKC, from the coding sequence ATGAAAGACCCGCATCTCGAAGATTCGCTCTTCGGGGATGAGCCCGAGCGGCGGCCAGAGCATGCCGCTGCGCAGCCACCACCGCGCAATCGCCGAGAGCACCGCGAGCATGTCGACTACGGTGACCCGTTCGATGAGGAGCCTCGTCAGCCCCGACGGTGGATCCCGATCGTTATTGCGCTCGCCTTGGTGGTGGGCGGCGGTGGGATCGCGTTGAAGACCCTCGGGTTGGGTGTGCCGTCGCTGAGTCTCGGATCCAGTGACGAAGGCGACTACTCGGGCGAGGGCCACGGCAGCGCTGAGGTCAAAGTCAGTAAAGGCGATACCGGGTATGACATTGGCGCGAGCCTCGCGGATGCGGGAGTCGTGAAATCCGCGTCCACATTCGCGGCGGTGTTCGGCGCCGACCCGGAGGCGGCGAAGGTCCGACCAGGCACCTACGCGATGCGCAAGGAAATGAGTTCGTCGTCAGCGCTGGCACTCATGCTGGACCCGTCCAGCCGCCAGAACGGCGGCGTGACCATCCCGGAGGGCCTGTGGGCTTCGGAGATTTTTGAGCGTCTGTCGAAGGCGACCGGACAACCGGTCGCGGACTACAAGAAGGTGAAGTCCGCCGACTTGGGCTTGCCCGCGGGCGCCGAAGGCAATATGGAGGGCTATCTCTTTCCCTCAACCTACGAGTTCTCCGACGACGAAAGCGCCAGCGATCAGTTGAAGCGGATGGTCACGGAGTTTGAGAAGCAAGTCAAACCCCTGGGCATCAGCCCCGCAGAGATGCATAGGACGGTCACGATCGCCAGCATCGTGCAGTCGGAGTCTCCTGGTGGCCAGGACGACGACAAGGTCGCACGGGTGATCCTCAACCGTATGCAGGACGGCGGCGAGACGGCCGGCAAGCTGCAGATGGATTCCTCCATCCATTTCGCCTTGAAGAAGCGCGGCACGATTACCACCTCAGACCAGGATCGGGCGGTCAAGAGCCCGTACAACACCTATGAGGAACAGGGTTTGCCTCCCGGTCCGATTAGCAACCCCGGACTGGCGGCGCTCAAGGCGGCGTCGAACCCTGCAGAGGGGGACTGGATCTATTTCGTCACAGTCAACCCGGAGACGGGCCAGACGAAGTTCGCGACGGACAAGAACGGCCATGATGCGAACGTGCGGGAGTTCCAAGCCTGGTGCAAGAAGAACGACGGAAAGTGCTGA
- a CDS encoding GIY-YIG nuclease family protein encodes MSHSDDMPSVYMLRCGDGTYYVGSTRSLQTRLDQHASGHGAKYTARRLPIELVWSQEYASVAEAYAMEKKIQGWSRAKREALIEGRFGDLPKLARKRSRPR; translated from the coding sequence ATGTCGCACTCTGACGACATGCCTTCGGTATACATGCTTCGGTGCGGTGACGGCACGTACTACGTCGGGAGCACCAGGAGCCTTCAGACCCGACTGGACCAGCACGCCAGCGGACACGGCGCGAAATACACCGCTCGCCGTCTACCTATCGAGCTGGTGTGGTCTCAGGAGTACGCAAGCGTCGCCGAGGCGTACGCGATGGAGAAGAAGATTCAGGGCTGGAGCCGAGCGAAGCGTGAGGCGCTCATCGAAGGCCGTTTTGGTGACCTTCCGAAACTTGCGCGTAAGCGGTCGCGACCGCGGTGA
- the aroC gene encoding chorismate synthase codes for MLRWMTAGESHGPALVAVLEGLPAGVELRTADLQAALARRRLGYGRGARMSFEKDQVSLLGGFRHGSSIGSPVALHIANTEWPKWQTVMSPEPVEDADLAAANDVGAEKELARNRPLTRPRPGHADLVGMQKYGFDEARPILERASARETAARVALGQVAANFLLQAYGIRLVSHTISIGEGRVADGATLPTPDDVERLDADPVRTLDADGSAAMVAAVDAARKAGDTLGGVVEVLAYGLPPGLGSHVHWDRRLDSRLAGALMGIQAIKGVEIGDGFQTAARRGSVAHDEIVRADGTLTRTSGRAGGSEGGMSTGDPLRVRAAMKPISTVPRALQTIDVANGEAATAIHQRSDVCAVPAAGVVAEAMVALVVAEACVEKFGGDSVAETRRNYENYLANIPKVMR; via the coding sequence ATGCTGCGCTGGATGACCGCTGGAGAGTCCCATGGGCCGGCGTTGGTGGCCGTACTCGAGGGTTTGCCCGCTGGCGTCGAACTCCGAACCGCTGACCTGCAGGCCGCCTTGGCACGGCGACGTCTTGGCTACGGTCGGGGCGCGCGGATGTCCTTCGAAAAGGACCAGGTGAGCCTCCTTGGCGGATTCCGTCATGGCTCCTCGATCGGCTCGCCGGTCGCTCTTCACATTGCCAACACCGAGTGGCCCAAGTGGCAGACGGTGATGAGTCCTGAGCCGGTCGAGGACGCCGACCTCGCCGCGGCAAACGATGTGGGCGCGGAGAAGGAACTGGCGCGCAACCGACCCCTGACGCGGCCCCGCCCGGGGCATGCTGACCTCGTGGGCATGCAGAAGTATGGCTTTGATGAGGCCCGCCCCATTCTTGAGCGCGCTTCGGCACGCGAGACTGCGGCGCGGGTGGCTCTGGGCCAGGTAGCAGCAAATTTCCTTCTCCAGGCGTACGGCATCCGGCTGGTCTCGCACACGATCTCGATCGGTGAAGGCCGCGTGGCCGATGGCGCCACCTTGCCGACGCCCGATGACGTCGAGCGGCTCGACGCCGACCCGGTACGCACCTTGGACGCCGACGGTTCAGCCGCCATGGTGGCCGCGGTCGATGCGGCGCGGAAGGCCGGAGACACTCTCGGCGGGGTCGTCGAGGTGCTCGCCTATGGGCTTCCGCCGGGTCTTGGATCGCACGTGCACTGGGACCGCCGTCTCGACAGTCGCCTGGCGGGCGCGTTAATGGGCATCCAGGCCATTAAGGGCGTCGAGATTGGCGACGGATTCCAGACGGCGGCTCGCCGTGGATCGGTGGCCCATGACGAGATCGTGCGCGCGGACGGCACCCTCACCCGGACGTCCGGTCGCGCGGGCGGGTCCGAGGGAGGTATGTCCACCGGCGATCCGCTGCGAGTGCGGGCGGCGATGAAGCCGATCAGTACGGTGCCACGGGCACTGCAGACCATCGACGTCGCCAACGGCGAAGCGGCGACGGCGATACACCAGCGGTCCGATGTGTGCGCCGTCCCGGCGGCCGGCGTGGTCGCCGAGGCGATGGTTGCCCTTGTGGTGGCCGAGGCGTGCGTCGAGAAGTTCGGCGGCGACTCCGTTGCTGAGACTCGCCGTAACTACGAGAACTATCTGGCAAACATTCCCAAGGTCATGCGCTGA
- the alaS gene encoding alanine--tRNA ligase, translated as METAEIRRRWLRYFEQHGHAVVPSAPLIYDDPNLLFVNAGMVPFKPYLLGQQTPQWKRATSVQKCVRTGDIEEVGKTSRHGTFFQMNGNFSFGDYFKEGAITLAWGLITTPQSEGGYGLDPERIWPTVFREDDEAYAIWRDVIGIPEERITRRDEEDNYWSMGVPGPGGPSSELFYDRGPEYGAEGGPAVDEDRYMEFWNLVFMQDELSAVRSKSDFDVQGPLPAKNIDTGMGLERMACLLQGVDNLYEIDEVFPVLDRAAELTGKDYGALSQADAAHSHPDDVHLRVVADHIRSSLMLIGDGVTPGNEGRGYVLRRMLRRAVRAMRLLGYDKPALPELFPISIERMSQSYPELEADAARIKQIAYAEEEAFRRTLAQGTTILDSAVSRAKTAAGGATPSLAGDQAFALHDTYGFPIDLTLEMAAEQGVKVDEDGFRRLMTEQRERAKADAKSKKSGHADTHVWKDLRGKGATEFLAYDALDCEATVTGLVLDGTQVNELQPGQSGQVILDRTTFYAESGGQIADDGIIVTPQGRLRVRDVQRPVKGLIAHTVEALDGPVSMGDLVQAQVDSEWRVSACQAHSGTHVVHAALRQVLGPSALQSGSYNKPGYLRLDFAWNSGLSSDTRSEIEEVANLAVRQDLPVAAAYMTLPEAKDLGALALFGETYDEQVRVVEIGGEWSRELCGGTHVAHSSQVGALSLTGESSVGSGVRRLEAFVGMEALRYLAKERALVTELSQLVKAQPAELKDRVAELLERVKEAERALNQLRQQQVLAQAGSLIDQARDLNGVRFVAHDGGALDAGDVRTLALDLRGRLGDESPSVVAVTGGGERPVVVIATNDQARGRGVKAGDLVKVAAQTLGGGGGGKPDLAQGGGSDPSKRGLALEQVEQTIRDIVR; from the coding sequence ATGGAGACCGCTGAGATCCGCCGTCGCTGGCTGCGCTACTTCGAGCAGCACGGGCACGCCGTGGTTCCCAGCGCTCCGCTCATCTATGACGACCCGAACCTGTTGTTCGTCAACGCGGGCATGGTGCCGTTCAAGCCGTACTTGCTTGGCCAGCAGACTCCGCAATGGAAGCGCGCGACGAGCGTTCAGAAGTGCGTACGCACCGGGGACATCGAGGAGGTCGGCAAGACCTCCCGGCACGGCACGTTCTTTCAGATGAACGGCAACTTCTCCTTTGGCGACTACTTCAAAGAGGGCGCGATCACCCTCGCGTGGGGCTTGATCACCACGCCACAGTCTGAGGGTGGGTACGGCCTAGACCCCGAACGCATCTGGCCGACGGTCTTCCGCGAGGACGACGAGGCCTACGCGATCTGGCGCGACGTTATTGGCATCCCTGAAGAGCGCATTACTCGCCGCGACGAGGAAGACAACTACTGGAGTATGGGTGTGCCCGGACCTGGCGGTCCCTCCTCAGAACTGTTCTACGACCGTGGGCCGGAGTACGGTGCCGAGGGTGGTCCGGCGGTCGATGAGGACCGCTACATGGAGTTCTGGAACCTGGTGTTCATGCAGGACGAACTGTCAGCGGTGCGTTCGAAATCTGACTTTGACGTGCAGGGCCCCCTGCCCGCGAAAAACATCGACACCGGCATGGGCCTGGAGCGGATGGCCTGCCTGCTGCAGGGCGTCGACAACCTCTATGAGATCGACGAGGTCTTCCCGGTGCTGGACCGGGCGGCTGAACTCACCGGCAAGGATTACGGCGCGCTCTCCCAGGCCGACGCGGCGCACAGCCACCCCGACGACGTCCACCTGCGCGTTGTAGCCGACCACATTCGTTCCTCGCTGATGCTGATCGGCGACGGCGTGACGCCAGGCAACGAGGGCCGCGGCTACGTGCTGCGCCGCATGCTGCGTCGTGCGGTGCGAGCCATGCGACTCCTTGGTTACGACAAGCCAGCGTTGCCGGAGCTCTTCCCGATCAGCATTGAGCGGATGAGTCAGTCCTACCCGGAGCTGGAGGCGGACGCGGCCCGCATCAAGCAGATCGCCTACGCCGAGGAAGAAGCCTTCCGCCGCACTCTCGCGCAGGGCACGACGATCCTGGACTCAGCGGTATCCCGGGCCAAAACCGCTGCAGGAGGCGCGACGCCATCCCTCGCGGGGGACCAGGCCTTCGCCCTGCACGACACCTACGGATTCCCTATCGACCTCACCTTGGAGATGGCCGCCGAGCAGGGGGTCAAAGTCGACGAAGACGGTTTCCGCCGGTTGATGACCGAGCAGCGAGAGCGCGCCAAGGCTGACGCCAAGTCGAAGAAGTCCGGCCACGCAGACACTCACGTCTGGAAAGACCTGCGCGGCAAGGGCGCGACCGAGTTCCTCGCCTACGACGCGCTCGACTGCGAGGCAACAGTCACCGGCCTGGTGCTCGACGGAACGCAGGTCAACGAACTGCAGCCGGGCCAGAGCGGGCAGGTCATCCTGGACCGCACCACCTTCTATGCCGAATCCGGCGGGCAGATCGCCGACGACGGCATCATCGTCACGCCCCAGGGTCGCCTGCGCGTCCGCGATGTGCAGCGTCCGGTCAAGGGCCTCATTGCCCACACGGTGGAGGCGCTCGACGGCCCGGTGAGCATGGGCGACCTGGTGCAAGCCCAGGTCGATTCAGAGTGGCGCGTGTCGGCCTGCCAGGCACACTCAGGCACCCACGTCGTCCACGCGGCCCTGCGCCAGGTGCTTGGCCCGTCCGCGCTTCAGTCCGGCTCCTACAACAAGCCGGGCTACCTGAGGCTCGACTTTGCCTGGAATTCCGGGCTGTCCAGCGATACCCGTAGCGAGATCGAAGAAGTCGCCAACCTCGCGGTCCGGCAAGACCTTCCGGTCGCGGCGGCCTATATGACCCTCCCGGAAGCCAAGGACCTTGGCGCGTTGGCGCTGTTCGGAGAGACCTACGACGAGCAGGTCCGCGTCGTCGAGATCGGTGGCGAATGGTCACGAGAGCTGTGCGGTGGCACGCACGTGGCCCACTCCTCGCAGGTCGGAGCGCTCAGCCTGACAGGGGAGTCCTCCGTTGGCTCCGGCGTACGTCGGCTCGAAGCCTTCGTCGGCATGGAGGCATTGCGCTATCTCGCCAAAGAACGTGCGCTGGTCACCGAACTCAGCCAGTTGGTCAAGGCCCAACCTGCCGAGCTCAAGGACCGAGTCGCGGAGTTGCTCGAACGAGTCAAGGAGGCGGAGCGGGCCCTCAACCAGCTGCGTCAGCAGCAGGTGCTCGCCCAAGCGGGAAGCCTCATCGACCAGGCCCGTGACCTCAATGGCGTCCGTTTCGTCGCGCACGATGGCGGCGCGCTGGACGCGGGAGACGTCCGCACTCTCGCTCTGGATCTGCGAGGACGACTGGGTGACGAGTCGCCAAGCGTCGTGGCTGTCACCGGAGGCGGCGAGCGCCCGGTCGTGGTGATCGCCACCAACGATCAAGCTCGCGGACGAGGAGTCAAGGCGGGGGACCTGGTGAAGGTCGCCGCGCAGACTCTCGGCGGTGGCGGCGGCGGCAAGCCCGACCTTGCCCAGGGTGGCGGCAGCGATCCGAGCAAGCGTGGGCTCGCCCTAGAGCAGGTCGAGCAGACTATTCGCGACATCGTTCGCTGA
- a CDS encoding shikimate dehydrogenase — MARSRAAVLGSPIEHSLSPVLHRAAYAERGLHDWAYSSHDVKVPELRDFLLSLGPHWRGLSITMPLKEEALMVAEQASPTALQVGAANTLIRRNDGGWDAENTDVHGATAALAGAFATTSKPITSAAVIGSGATARAVLAGLHHLNVQAVTFVVRKGVRESTRAQALDHGFSLNSVNFTDPVGDWAQADVLVNTTPSGAATPLAAALEQTQAPSGQVVLDCSYADWPTDFAQACEQRGSTVVSGVEMLVHQAAAQFELMTGLQAPVEAMQTAGRAALSADRA; from the coding sequence ATGGCGCGGTCGCGAGCGGCCGTGTTGGGCTCACCCATCGAGCACAGCCTGTCACCTGTTCTCCATCGAGCGGCCTACGCCGAGCGTGGTCTGCACGACTGGGCGTATTCCTCCCATGACGTGAAGGTGCCAGAGCTTCGCGACTTTTTGCTCAGCCTGGGTCCGCACTGGCGCGGCCTATCGATCACCATGCCCCTTAAGGAGGAGGCATTGATGGTGGCCGAGCAGGCCAGCCCGACCGCCTTGCAAGTCGGCGCGGCGAACACCTTGATCCGCCGAAATGACGGTGGCTGGGATGCGGAAAATACCGACGTTCACGGTGCCACCGCTGCGCTGGCCGGTGCGTTCGCCACCACCTCGAAACCGATCACTAGCGCCGCGGTCATCGGGTCTGGTGCCACGGCGCGGGCGGTGCTCGCCGGGTTGCATCACCTGAACGTGCAGGCGGTGACCTTCGTTGTCCGCAAGGGCGTACGCGAGAGCACTAGGGCGCAAGCACTGGATCACGGATTCTCCCTGAACTCAGTCAATTTCACCGATCCGGTGGGTGATTGGGCGCAGGCCGATGTACTGGTCAACACCACACCCAGCGGAGCTGCTACTCCGTTGGCTGCGGCGCTTGAGCAGACACAGGCACCATCGGGCCAGGTCGTGCTGGATTGTTCTTACGCCGATTGGCCCACGGATTTCGCCCAGGCGTGCGAACAGCGCGGGTCGACTGTGGTCTCCGGTGTGGAGATGCTGGTGCACCAGGCCGCGGCCCAGTTTGAGTTGATGACGGGTCTTCAAGCCCCGGTGGAGGCCATGCAAACCGCGGGCCGAGCGGCATTGTCGGCTGACCGCGCGTGA
- a CDS encoding shikimate kinase codes for MSHQRRPVVLIGPPGAGKSTVGRALAEQSSREFLDTDAMVEQTEGRTISEIFVDDGEPRFRELEAAAVLRALKESDGVIALGGGAPMQAVVQEALAGHQVVFLEVSIRDAARRVGFDQSRPLLAVNPRAQWTRLMGQRRPTYEHLATVTVETSGRTPEEIAQEIAQAMEALGD; via the coding sequence ATGAGTCACCAGCGACGCCCGGTGGTCCTCATCGGCCCCCCGGGAGCAGGAAAGAGCACGGTAGGTCGGGCTCTCGCAGAGCAATCGAGCCGGGAATTCCTCGATACAGACGCGATGGTCGAGCAGACCGAGGGCCGCACGATCTCCGAGATCTTTGTCGACGACGGTGAACCTCGTTTTCGCGAACTTGAGGCTGCGGCGGTTCTCCGGGCGCTCAAGGAATCCGATGGTGTTATCGCGCTCGGCGGTGGTGCTCCGATGCAGGCCGTCGTCCAGGAGGCGCTCGCCGGCCATCAGGTGGTGTTCCTCGAGGTCAGTATTCGGGATGCTGCGCGTCGGGTCGGATTCGATCAGAGTCGCCCCCTGCTGGCGGTCAATCCACGCGCTCAGTGGACACGACTCATGGGGCAGCGCCGACCGACGTATGAGCACCTCGCGACCGTGACGGTGGAGACGTCCGGACGGACACCTGAGGAGATCGCCCAGGAGATTGCGCAGGCGATGGAGGCTCTCGGTGACTGA
- the ruvX gene encoding Holliday junction resolvase RuvX, whose product MRRGIRLGVDVGQARVGLAASDPDGILATPVETVARDRDGRKDIRHIAQIARDRDAIEILVGLPIGLSGREGEAADGARAWARELKKELASTGVRLVDERLTTVDAHRSLRDSGLRMHEHRAHIDQQAAVLILQVALDSERLTGQPAGELVGGRKPRTKRSAHPKGEE is encoded by the coding sequence ATGAGACGTGGAATCCGACTGGGGGTAGATGTTGGCCAGGCCCGCGTGGGCCTGGCGGCATCGGATCCCGACGGGATTCTCGCGACCCCAGTCGAGACGGTTGCTCGTGATCGCGACGGCCGCAAAGACATCCGGCATATCGCGCAGATTGCTCGAGACCGCGACGCCATCGAGATTCTGGTCGGGCTCCCCATCGGCCTGTCCGGCCGGGAAGGCGAGGCGGCGGACGGGGCACGTGCCTGGGCCCGCGAGTTGAAGAAGGAACTGGCGTCGACCGGGGTACGGTTGGTGGACGAACGCCTCACCACGGTGGATGCGCATCGATCACTGCGCGACAGCGGACTACGGATGCACGAGCATCGTGCGCACATTGATCAGCAGGCAGCTGTGCTCATTCTGCAAGTCGCGCTTGACTCCGAGCGCCTCACCGGACAGCCTGCCGGTGAATTAGTCGGCGGACGAAAGCCGCGTACGAAGCGTTCAGCCCACCCGAAAGGTGAGGAATGA
- the aroB gene encoding 3-dehydroquinate synthase has translation MTEDPVVIPVGGAYNVLIGTGLWDRLGGLLGDQTQRVLLIHAPGVRHLIPAIEAALRQGERKVVVVETPDAEQAKTATVLTELWSTLGQHDFTRSDAVVAVGGGATTDLGGYVAASWLRGVRVIQVPTTLLGMVDAAVGGKTGINTAEGKNLVGAFHEPAAVLIDPSVLETLPARDLVAGLAEVIKCGFIADPVILELIEADPQAALAVGGEVLRELIQRAVQVKAEVVAADLRESSLREILNYGHTFAHAIEHVENYTWRHGDAVAVGMVYVAELAHRAGLLDESLLARHRAVLSSVGLPFEYGGAADFEALMTAMRRDKKTRGSLLRFVVLDGDVARPTRLEGPEGAWLRGAYDAVRAS, from the coding sequence GTGACTGAGGACCCAGTAGTGATTCCCGTGGGCGGCGCCTACAACGTGCTCATCGGCACAGGACTGTGGGATCGCCTTGGCGGCCTCCTTGGCGACCAGACGCAGCGGGTGCTCCTCATCCATGCGCCCGGGGTGCGCCACCTCATACCCGCGATCGAAGCGGCGTTGCGCCAGGGTGAGCGCAAGGTTGTCGTTGTTGAGACTCCCGACGCCGAACAGGCAAAGACCGCAACGGTACTCACCGAGTTGTGGTCTACTCTCGGCCAGCACGACTTCACGCGCAGCGATGCCGTTGTGGCGGTCGGCGGGGGAGCAACGACCGACCTCGGGGGCTACGTCGCGGCCTCCTGGCTGCGCGGAGTTCGAGTCATCCAGGTGCCGACAACACTGCTGGGCATGGTGGATGCCGCGGTCGGTGGCAAGACCGGGATTAACACGGCTGAGGGGAAAAACCTCGTCGGAGCGTTCCATGAGCCAGCCGCCGTGCTCATCGACCCCTCGGTGTTGGAGACCTTGCCCGCCCGCGACCTGGTGGCAGGCCTTGCCGAGGTCATCAAGTGCGGGTTTATTGCGGATCCCGTCATTCTTGAGCTGATCGAGGCTGACCCGCAGGCCGCTCTCGCCGTTGGTGGGGAGGTGTTGCGTGAGTTGATCCAGCGCGCTGTTCAGGTCAAGGCTGAGGTGGTCGCAGCGGACCTGCGGGAGTCTTCCTTGCGCGAGATCCTGAACTACGGACACACCTTCGCGCACGCCATTGAGCACGTCGAAAACTACACCTGGCGGCACGGCGATGCCGTGGCCGTGGGCATGGTCTATGTCGCCGAACTCGCCCACCGTGCAGGCTTGCTCGACGAATCACTGCTCGCTCGGCACCGCGCGGTGTTGTCCTCGGTCGGCCTACCCTTCGAATACGGCGGTGCCGCAGATTTCGAGGCACTCATGACCGCGATGCGTCGCGACAAGAAGACCCGTGGCTCGTTACTGCGGTTCGTGGTGCTTGATGGCGACGTTGCGCGTCCAACGCGGCTTGAGGGTCCTGAGGGCGCGTGGTTGCGTGGCGCCTACGACGCAGTGCGGGCCTCCTAG